A region from the Triticum urartu cultivar G1812 chromosome 1, Tu2.1, whole genome shotgun sequence genome encodes:
- the LOC125506929 gene encoding probable glutathione S-transferase GSTF1 yields MAPVKVFGPAMSTNVVRVLLCLEEAGAEYEVVNIDFKAMEHKSPEHRVRNPFGQIPAFQDGDLLLFESCAISRYVLRKYKTNQVDLLREGNLKEAAMVDVWTEVDAHSYNPAISPIVYECLINPIMLGLPTNQKVVDESLEKLKKVLEVYEAHLSKHKYLAGDFVSFADLNHFPYTFYFMATPHAVLFDSYPHVKAWWESLMARPAVKKLAAQMVPKKL; encoded by the exons ATGGCGCCGGTGAAGGTGTTCGGGCCGGCCATGTCGACGAACGTGGTCCGGGTGCTGCTGTGCCTGGAGGAGGCCGGCGCCGAGTACGAGGTGGTCAACATCGATTTCAAGGCCATGGAGCACAAGAGCCCCGAGCATCGCGTCAGAAAC CCGTTCGGCCAAATCCCTGCTTTCCAGGATGGGGATCTGCTTCTCTTCG AGTCATGCGCAATTTCAAGGTACGTGCTTCGCAAATACAAGACGAACCAAGTCGACCTGCTGAGGGAGGGCAACCTAAAGGAGGCGGCCATGGTGGATGTATGGACGGAGGTCGACGCGCACAGCTACAACCCAGCCATCTCGCCGATCGTGTACGAGTGCCTCATCAACCCGATCATGCTCGGCCTGCCGACCAACCAGAAGGTGGTGGACGAGAGCCTGGAGAAGCTGAAGAAGGTGCTGGAGGTCTACGAGGCACACCTCTCCAAGCACAAGTACCTGGCCGGGGACTTCGTCAGCTTCGCGGACCTCAACCATTTCCCATACACCTTCTATTTCATGGCCACGCCTCACGCGGTCCTCTTCGACTCGTACCCGCACGTCAAGGCCTGGTGGGAGAGCCTCATGGCGAGGCCGGCCGTCAAGAAGCTTGCCGCACAAATGGTTCCGAAGAAGCTGTGA
- the LOC125507013 gene encoding lecithin-cholesterol acyltransferase-like 1, with amino-acid sequence MANDSSDARSSSRSTMVVIIAAADASRGAGAGLRQQRARRAAHRALPAGMSTVYDAASDDYYNVPGVETRVPFFGSTHGFRHPDPDRRNFSYMNKLLERLEGAGYRDGATMFGAPYDFRYAVAPAGHPSRIGTEFFRSLKSLVERASQLNGDRPAIIVTHSYGGTLAHQFLIRQPLAWRRRFVRHFIPIAAPWGGLVLGMQALISGNNLALPFVDPRALRKEYRSLQSSLWPLPSAKVFGAGQPLVSTKRRNYSASDVVGFLRDIGFGEGVRPYESRVLPLFEELPVCPRVPVTCVVGVGVPTPERMVYPRDDFEGTPGVDVGDGDGLVNLASLVAVEPEWRRRGPYFRMVKVASVNHTAILVDDRALGIVIREIQRAN; translated from the exons ATGGCGAATGATTCTTCTGATGCTCGCAGTAGCAGCCGCAGCACTATGGTGGTCATCATCGCGGCCGCGGATGCATCCCGTGGTGCTGGTGCCGGGCTACGCCAGCAACGAGCTCGACGCGCGGCTCACCGAGCTCTACCGGCCGGG ATGAGCACGGTGTATGACGCCGCGTCCGACGACTACTACAACGTCCCCGGCGTCGAGACGCGCGTCCCCTTCTTCGGCTCCACCCATGGATTCCGCCACCCAGATCCAGACCGGAGGAATTTCTCCTACATGAACAAGCTGTTGGAGAGGCTCGAGGGGGCCGGGTACCGCGACGGAGCGACCATGTTCGGCGCGCCGTACGACTTCCGCTACGCCGTCGCGCCGGCCGGCCATCCATCCAGAATAGGCACCGAGTTCTTCAGGAGCCTCAAGAGCCTGGTGGAGAGGGCGAGCCAGCTCAACGGCGACCGCCCCGCGATCATCGTCACCCACAGCTACGGCGGCACACTGGCACACCAGTTCCTGATCCGGCAGCCCCTGGCGTGGCGACGGCGGTTCGTGAGGCACTTCATCCCCATCGCCGCTCCGTGGGGAGGACTCGTGCTAGGCATGCAGGCCCTCATCTCAGGCAACAACCTTGCGCTCCCCTTCGTTGACCCCAGGGCCCTGCGGAAGGAGTACCGGAGCCTGCAGAGCAGCCTGTGGCCGCTGCCCAGCGCGAAGGTGTTCGGAGCCGGGCAGCCACTGGTGAGCACCAAGCGCCGAAACTACTCGGCCAGCGACGTGGTGGGCTTCCTCCGCGACATTGGGTTCGGCGAAGGCGTCCGGCCGTACGAGTCGCGCGTGCTGCCGCTGTTCGAGGAGCTGCCGGTCTGTCCGAGGGTGCCGGTGACATGCGTCGTGGGGGTCGGGGTGCCGACGCCGGAGAGGATGGTGTACCCGAGGGATGATTTCGAGGGGACGCCCGGCGTGGATGTTGGAGACGGTGACGGCCTGGTCAACCTGGCGAGCCTAGTGGCGGTGGAGCCGGAGTGGAGGCGTCGTGGTCCTTATTTTAGGATGGTCAAGGTGGCCAGCGTGAACCACACGGCCATTCTGGTTGATGATCGTGCGCTTGGGATTGTCATCAGAGAAATTCAACGAGCTAATTAG